Proteins from a genomic interval of Zingiber officinale cultivar Zhangliang chromosome 1B, Zo_v1.1, whole genome shotgun sequence:
- the LOC121979552 gene encoding YTH domain-containing protein ECT4-like, whose protein sequence is MATVAPAAPADQSADLMQKLSLDSKNKSEDASEVTKTSGVQYGSSNGGEPIAPIPTYERSLTPWLQEHTDASMCYLPNGYSSALYYGGYDGSMTEWEDYPRYVNSDGVEVPPLGVYGDMYHPGYGYSPYSPYPSPGSPVPTMGHNNQLYTPQHYHFPATYYQPQTASGAPYTTSQNPSSKGDVSTSTATELPPIPVDTTKANSNEAVKASTNSNNGTTKAKPNQQNTPSNTGVSFGKGTLPGLNPSFGYQDPRFGYDGMWSPISWYDGSMFPDGQQRPTSTNNGSSMTSHIANTTSTRNQNLHPLPHLSGMHTPRSSAPGIVNKMYPNNRIYGQNANGFRGNQSFRSNIYDSSMNGRWVMSMDNKYKHRGQGNGFYGYGNENLEGLSELNKGPRAGHFRSQKGFGPNFSVAVRGQSLSTSVQDSSEVPDKDKYNKTDFLVTYSDAKFFIIKSYSEDDIHKSIKYNVWASTPHGNKKLDAAYQESKEKNGCPVFLLFSVNTSGQFVGVAEMVGPVDFNKTLDYWQQDKWIGCFPVKWHIVKDVPNSILKHITLENNDNKPVTNSRDTQEVKLEQGFQLLKLFKEHVSVTSILDDFTFYENRQKVMQEKRPKQQQLQKKLVDGKPVIFDEKEKDNANGKPVLSKSLELVSILKKESAQNALAVSEFTLAEKNGVPAVAGVAPKDAKPVTEKRVVANGVSNGY, encoded by the exons ATGGCGACAGTCGCCCCCGCTGCTCCTGCCGACC AATCTGCAGATCTGATGCAAAAGTTATCCCTGGACTCAAAAAACAAAAGTGAAGATGCTTCAGAAGTTACAAAG acTTCTGGAGTTCAATATGGTTCATCCAATGGCGGGGAACCAATTGCTCCAATCCCAACATATGAGCGGTCTTTGACCCCTTGGCTTCAGGAGCATACTGATGCGAGCATGTGCTACTTGCCGAATGGATATTCTTCGGCTTTGTACTATGGAG gtTATGATGGCTCAATGACAGAGTGGGAGGATTATCCTAGATATGTTAACTCTGATGGAGTGGAGGTACCTCCACTT GGGGTTTATGGGGATATGTATCATCCTGGATATGGTTATTCTCCATATAGTCCATATCCTTCTCCTGGTTCCCCAGTTCCAACTATGGGGCACAACAATCAACTATACACACCCCAACATTACCACTTCCCTGCTACGTATTACCAGCCACAGACAGCCAGTGGTGCACCATACACAACAAGCCAAAATCCTAGTTCCAAAGGAGATGTTTCTACATCTACTGCCACTGAACTTCCTCCTATTCCAGTAGATACAACAAAAGCTAATTCAAATGAAGCTGTTAAAGCAAGTACAAATAGCAACAATGGGACAACaaaagcaaaaccaaaccaaCAGAATACACCATCAAATACAGGTGTCTCATTTGGTAAAGGCACATTACCTGGCCTGAATCCATCTTTTGGTTACCAGGATCCAAGATTTGGATATGATGGCATGTGGTCACCTATTTCATGGTATGATGGTTCCATGTTTCCTGATGGGCAGCAGAGACCAACTTCCACTAACAATGGCTCTTCAATGACATCTCATATTGCAAATACTACGTCAACAAGAAATCAGAATCTCCATCCTCTCCCTCATCTTTCT GGAATGCATACTCCAAGATCATCAGCTCCTGGAATAGTGAACAAGATGTACCCTAACAATAGAATATATGGTCAGAATGCTAATGGATTCAGAGGTAACCAGAGCTTTCGATCAAATATTTATGACTCCAGCATGAATGGAAGATGGGTAATGTCAATGGATAACAAGTATAAGCATAGAGGTCAGGGCAATGGTTTCTATGGCTATGGTAATGAGAACTTAGAAGGCCTGAGTGAGCTTAATAAAGGACCAAGGGCAGGTCATTTTAGAAGCCAAAAGGGATTTGGGCCTAATTTTTCTGTTGCAGTAAGGGGGCAAAGTCTTTCTACAAGTGTCCAGGACTCTTCTGAAGTTCCTGATAAAGACAAATACAACAAGACAGATTTCCTAGTAACTTATTCAGATGCCaagttttttataataaaatcatACAGCGAGGATGATATTCACAAGAGTATCAAGTACAATGTTTGGGCTAGTACTCCCCATGGGAACAAGAAGCTTGATGCTGCTTATCAGGAATCTAAAGAGAAAAATGGATGCCCGGTGTTTTTATTGTTCTCT GTCAACACTAGTGGACAGTTCGTAGGTGTTGCAGAGATGGTTGGTCCGGTTGATTTCAACAAAACATTAGATTATTGGCAGCAGGACAAGTGGATTGGGTGTTTTCCTGTTAAATGGCATATTGTAAAGGATGTGCCCAATAGCATCCTAAAACATATTACATTGGAGAACAATGACAACAAACCTGTGACAAACAGCAGAGATACTCAGGAG GTGAAGCTTGAACAAGGATTTCAACTGCTCAAGCTTTTCAAGGAACATGTGAGCGTGACTTCAATTCTGGATGATTTTACTTTCTATGAGAACCGCCAGAAGGTGATGCAAGAAAAGAGACCAAAGCAACAACAGTTACAGAAGAAG CTTGTGGATGGAAAACCAGTCATAtttgatgaaaaagaaaaggataatGCCAATGGGAAGCCTGTGTTGTCGAAGTCCTTGGAACTGGTTTCTATTTTGAAGAAAGAATCTGCACAAAATGCACTTGCGGTGTCAGAATTCACTTTAGCAGAAAAAAATGGTGTCCCTGCTGTTGCTGGTGTTGCTCCGAAGGATGCTAAACCAGTGACTGAGAAGCGAGTTGTGGCTAATGGTGTATCTAACGGTTATTAA